A DNA window from Macadamia integrifolia cultivar HAES 741 chromosome 4, SCU_Mint_v3, whole genome shotgun sequence contains the following coding sequences:
- the LOC122075190 gene encoding transcription factor MYB1-like isoform X2, with translation MGRSPCCAKVGLNRGPWSAQEDRVLTSYIKTHGEGKWRDLPQKAGLRRCGKSCRLRWLNYLRPDIKRGNISQEEEELMIKLHKLLGNRWSLIAGRLPGRTDNEIKNYWNTYLSKKFQGKTAQIQLNKTKNKNTKEVPQAKTLERTQVIRTRAVRCTKVVLPLQEGNIHMNTNNLELASDGKSSASSSTQRFMDDSSNFLMDFDIVQEYNLFSVQEMLQDSSNQALFEPNEALELQKLCSFLDSEDEWIKNQ, from the exons ATGGGTAGGAGCCCATGTTGTGCCAAAGTGGGACTCAACAGAGGTCCGTGGTCAGCTCAAGAGGATAGAGTACTTACTAGCTACATTAAAACCCATGGAGAAGGGAAATGGAGAGACCTCCCTCAAAAAGcag gTTTAAGGAGATGCGGGAAGAGTTGCAGACTTCGATGGTTGAACTATCTGAGGCCAGACATTAAGAGAGGCAACATTTCCCAGGAAGAAGAGGAGCTTATGATCAAGCTTCATAAGTTACTTGGTAACAG ATGGTCTCTGATAGCGGGAAGGCTACCAGGGCGGACAGACAATGAGATCAAGAATTACTGGAACACCTACTTGAGCAAGAAATTTCAAGGCAAGACAGCACAAATCCAACTcaataaaactaaaaataagAACACTAAAGAGGTTCCTCAAGCAAAGACACTAGAGAGAACCCAGGTCATTCGAACTAGAGCAGTAAGGTGCACCAAGGTTGTTCTCCCATTGCAAGAAGGAAATATACATATGAACACAAATAATCTTGAGCTTGCATCGGATGGAAAGAGCTCAGCATCTTCATCCACCCAAAGATTCATGGATGACTCTTCGAATTTTCTCATGGATTTTGACATTG TGCAAGAATATAATCTCTTTTCGGTGCAAGAAATGCTCCAAGATTCATCAAACCAAGCATTGTTTGAACCCAATGAAGCATTGGAGCTCCAGAAGCTGTGTTCCTTTCTTGATTCTGAAGACGAATGGATTAAAAATCAATGA
- the LOC122075190 gene encoding transcription factor MYB1-like isoform X1, giving the protein MGRSPCCAKVGLNRGPWSAQEDRVLTSYIKTHGEGKWRDLPQKAGLRRCGKSCRLRWLNYLRPDIKRGNISQEEEELMIKLHKLLGNRWSLIAGRLPGRTDNEIKNYWNTYLSKKFQGKTAQIQLNKTKNKNTKEVPQAKTLERTQVIRTRAVRCTKVVLPLQEGNIHMNTNNLELASDGKSSASSSTQRFMDDSSNFLMDFDIGELFISDVLNSDVFQACCDGIQTTDNKGGNNSSSSSDNLFSVQEYNLFSVQEMLQDSSNQALFEPNEALELQKLCSFLDSEDEWIKNQ; this is encoded by the exons ATGGGTAGGAGCCCATGTTGTGCCAAAGTGGGACTCAACAGAGGTCCGTGGTCAGCTCAAGAGGATAGAGTACTTACTAGCTACATTAAAACCCATGGAGAAGGGAAATGGAGAGACCTCCCTCAAAAAGcag gTTTAAGGAGATGCGGGAAGAGTTGCAGACTTCGATGGTTGAACTATCTGAGGCCAGACATTAAGAGAGGCAACATTTCCCAGGAAGAAGAGGAGCTTATGATCAAGCTTCATAAGTTACTTGGTAACAG ATGGTCTCTGATAGCGGGAAGGCTACCAGGGCGGACAGACAATGAGATCAAGAATTACTGGAACACCTACTTGAGCAAGAAATTTCAAGGCAAGACAGCACAAATCCAACTcaataaaactaaaaataagAACACTAAAGAGGTTCCTCAAGCAAAGACACTAGAGAGAACCCAGGTCATTCGAACTAGAGCAGTAAGGTGCACCAAGGTTGTTCTCCCATTGCAAGAAGGAAATATACATATGAACACAAATAATCTTGAGCTTGCATCGGATGGAAAGAGCTCAGCATCTTCATCCACCCAAAGATTCATGGATGACTCTTCGAATTTTCTCATGGATTTTGACATTGGTGAGCTTTTCATTTCTGATGTTCTCAACTCAGATGTCTTCCAAGCTTGTTGTGATGGGATACAGACTACTGATAATAAAGGTGGGAATAAttcatcttcctcctctgaTAATCTCTTTTCAGTGCAAGAATATAATCTCTTTTCGGTGCAAGAAATGCTCCAAGATTCATCAAACCAAGCATTGTTTGAACCCAATGAAGCATTGGAGCTCCAGAAGCTGTGTTCCTTTCTTGATTCTGAAGACGAATGGATTAAAAATCAATGA